One Sulfitobacter sp. M39 genomic window, ATGATGATGCGGCAAAGCGATAACAGCATGGTGCAGGGTGATCAGGTCTATGGCTACCTGCCCGAAGGTTATCTGCTGGATGATCAATCGCCCGACTATAACGGCAATAAAACCCGTTGGGCGCGGGCGCAGGCCGACAGCTTTGTACCGTTTGATTAAACGCGCCCAAGGCTAAAAACACAAAAGGCGCGCAGGTTTCCCGGCGCGCCTTTCATTATGAAGTCAGAGCTTACTTTGCTTCTTCGGCGACCGCGGCAGCGACGGCGGCTTCGAAAATCTCGAGCCCCTCTTTGATTATCGCATCCGACGCGGTCAGCGGCACCATGACGCGCACGGCGTTGCCCTGCATGCCACAGCTCAGCAGCAGCAGACCGCGCTTGAGCGCGTGAGCAATGACGCGTTTGGTGAAATCACCGTCCGGTGTTGCGGTGTCAAAGTCGGTCACAAACTCGACCGCGACCATCGCACCCAGACCGCGGATATCCCACATGCGGAACGGCGCAGAGCGTGCGCCGATCTCGGCAAAGCGCGCCTTGAGGTGTTCACCCATGTCCAGCGACCGCTGCAGCAGGCCTTCTTCCTCGATCGCCTCGATCGCGGCAAGCGCTGCGGCACAGGCGACGGGGTTGCCGCCGTAAGTGCCACCCAAGCCGCCGGGGATCATCGCGTCCATCACATCAGCGCGGCCAATCACACCTGCCAGAGGATAGCCACCCGCCATCGACTTTGCGACGGTGATCAGATCGGGCGCAACGCCGGAGTGTTCGATGGCAAACCATTTGCCGGTCCGGCCAAAGCCCGCCTGAACCTCGTCGGCGATCAGCATGATACCGTGCTGGTCACAGATCTCGCGCAGCTGTTGCATCATCTCGAACGGCACGGGGGTATACCCACCCTCACCCAAGACGGGTTCGATGATGATGGCGGCCACACGTTCGGGCTGCGCATCGGTCAGGAACAGGTTCTTCAGGCCGGTGATCGCATCCTCGACCGTGATCCCGTCGCGAGGCGATGGGAAAGGCGCGCGGAAGATATCGGACGGGAAGGGGCCAACGTCTTTTTTGTAAGGAGAGATTTTACCCGTCATCCCCAGCGTCAGCAGCGTGCGCCCGTGGTAGCCACCGGTAAAGGCAATCACACCGGGGCGGCCGGTTGCAGCCCGCGCGATCTTGACCGCGTTTTCCACCGCCTCGGCGCCCGTGGTCACCAGTAGCGTTTTCTTGGGCGCGTCACCGGGGGCCAGCGCGTTCAGCTTTTCCGCCAGTTCGATATAGGGGGCGTAGGGCACAACCTGAAAGCTGGTGTGCGTGTATTGGTCTTCTTGCGCCTTGGCTGCCGCGATCACCTTGGGGTGACGGTGGCCGGTGTTCAGCACGCCAATGCCGCCGACGAAGTCGATGTAGCGGTTGCCATCCACGTCCCAAAGTTCCGCGTTTTCGGCGTATTTCGCATAGATCGGCGCGGCAGAGGCAACGCCACGTGGAACAGCCTGTTCACGGCGCGCGATCAACTGAGCGTTGGTTTCGACAGATACGTTTGCATCAAGCATGTCGGGCACGACGCTACTTTTTGCCGGTTTCTTTGCAGCGGCCTTGCGCGGCTGCTTTTTGACAGTACTAGGCATATACAAATCCTCTTGTTGAAACGCGACCCGCGTTTAAAATCCTCTTATTGCGTTTAATTTAATTGTCAATATAGATTTGCCTCAGCGCGCGTCGTCTGTTGAGGCTGCGCCAAAATTTGCCTGTGATCGCACCAAGATACGGGTTAGGAAGCTGACAGAAATAATCCGGGGACCGGACGTGGACATAGGTCAAAGACTAAGATCGATTCGAGAAGAACGCGGCCTGTCTCAGCGCGAACTGGCGACCAAGGCAGGGCTGACCAACGGCACCATCTCCCTGATCGAGAAGAACAAGACGAGCCCATCGGTTGCGTCCTTGAAAAGCCTGCTGGACGCGATCCCGATCAGCATGGCTGAATTCTTTTCAACGCTGGAAGATACGCAATCGCCCAAGGTCTTCTACCGCGAGAGCGAGTTCACCAAAGTATCCCCGACCAGTGACGGTCAGGTGTCGTTGCGCCAGCTTGGCAATGCGGAGCAACACTCCTTGCAGGTGCTGCACGAAACCTACCCGCCCGGCGCGGACACAGGGCCCGAACTGCTGGTGCATGAGGGCGAAGAAGCTGGCGTGGTTATTTCCGGAGAGATCGAGGTTACGGTAGACGAAGCCGTCGCCGTTCTGGCACCGGGGGATGGCTATCTTTTTGACAGCCGCTTGCCGCACCGGTTCAGAAACATCGGCGACGTACAATGCATTGTCGTAAGTGCATGTACGCCGCCGAGTTTTTGAATTCGTTTTCTTGACGTGCGGATGGCCCGCACTAAACCTTTGATTATCGCTCGTCGTCGCGCCGGATATGGCTATGCAATGACGATCTTTGGCGCTTTTTCTCTTCGCTACCGCGTTGCGTGGTCAGCGAAACGATAGCGATTGCGGCCAAAGCGAGAATCAAAAATGAAGCCATAAACAAATCTGTCGTCATTGATGCCTCCTATACGCTTGTGTGGCTCGTTCAGGATAATAACAGCCCACGGGTCACATGGTTCCATGCGCTGGAGGGCGTAAATGCTGCGCCGCAGAGCGTGCGCGGAGCTTTGCTGAGACGGCGAATGTCGTCTGACATACGCGATTGGGACCACTTCTGTCGCGAAACCACCGAAAGTCCCATGATTCCTGCAGTTTGCACCCCGACAGGCCCCGCTGGCTGGGACGCGAAGGATTCACCGCCGACATACTGAAAATAAATTTAATTTTACCGAGTTTTCTGCGCCGAACCCTCAGTAGTCGTAGACTTCTTTCGCCTGCAGCGGCACGTGGAATTCGACGCTCAGCGTATACGTGCCTTCTTCATCGATGATCTCTACCTGCCCGTTCAACTGACGCGAGAACGCGTTGATCAACCGAGAACCAAGGCCGGTCCCTGCTTCGGGATCAATATTGCCGGTGGTGTTCTTAACAAACAGCAACGCCATTTCCGGCTGGGTATGAGACAGGCTCACCTCGATATGTCCCTTTGCCTTGCCGTCGGCGGCGACATATTTCAGCGCATTGGTAATCGCCTCGGACACCAGCAACGTCAGCGGTGCGGCGTCGTCGGGGTCAAGCTGAACTGCTTCGTAGTTTTGCGACACTGTCACGCCAGAGCCGGACGGCAGACCCACGCTCAGAAGCTGGTTCACAATCTCATGCATCAGCGCACCACCGTCGACGCGGGTCAGGTTGTCGTTCTGATAGAGGCTTTTGTGCACTGTCGCGAGGCTCAGGATACGATCCTGCAGGCGCTGCAACACCCGTTTCGCATCGGGCGTGGCCGCCTGACGGATCTGCATGTTCATGATCGAAGAGATCAGCTGAAGGTTATTCTTCACCCGGTGATGCACTTCTTTCAGCAGAATATTTTTTTGCCGCAGGTTGTCCTCTAGCGACGCTTCATCCCGTAGGATCGATTCCGCCATACCGACAAAGGCATGCTCCATATTCACGATCTCAGTCGGGACGACACCCCCCAAAGGCGTGCGCGGCAGGGTTCTGTTCAACGCGAAATGGCGCATCTGACGCCCAAGTTTACGAATGTGCTTGATCGCCAGACGGTTCAGCGCCCAAAACGCCACGACAAGGCTTGCGAGCCACATCGCCACCGGCAGCACGAAGCTAAGCGTTGTCATCGCACCCGCCTTGAGCAACGGGGAATCCTCGGGCCAGACGCTCATGGCGTAGGCAACACCGGGGACGATGGGCAAAACGGCGTAGACGCGGTCCTGCCCTTGCTGGTTGGTATCGTGGAAGACGCGACCAGACTGGCCCACATACCATTTCAACGCGGCAAAGGACGGCAGCTCTTGCTCGGCCGCTTCAACACCATTTTTAGTCGTCAGGATGTCGCCCTGCGCGTTGAAGGTCAGCATCGCGATCGGCTGCGACCCTGTCTCGGGCACCGGTGCGTCGTTAAAAACCTTTTCGGGAATGGACAGGTTGATAAAGCCGATCAGCTCTTCTTCCACCTTAAGCGGGTTGGTGACGATCAGCACCGGTTCCTTGCTTTGCGCCGGCGTGCTGGTGACATTCGTCATGCGACTTTTGTGTTCGATCATCTTTTGAAATACAGGCCGGTCCGAAACGTTTCCCGAAACGCCTGTCGACACGCAGTCCATCCGCCCGTCGTTTTGGATGAAGCTTGCGACTGTATAAAGGTCAGAGGATTGCTGATATTCCCGCATGAAGGCGCTGCATGACACATTGTCAGACTTGATCAGTTTGACCACGGACGCCAAAGCCGCCGCTGCGCCGAACGCTTCCTGAATGGTGCCGCTTTCCTTCGCCGATGCTTGCTCTGTGATGGCAAGCAGCGACAGTTCGGCATTCTCGAGGTTCTGCTCCGCAATCTCTCGCGTCTGCACAACGGCGATCAAACCGATGGGCAGCAACGCAAGCGATAGGAAAAGCAGCACGCGAAACGCGAGGCCACGAAAGATATTGGTGGACAGAAACCCCGACGTCACGGTCAGAAAGAAGACACTTTAGATGCCGAGATAACCGACATCGTCGCATCATCCGTCATTTCAAGACTTTCATCCTCGCGCAGGCCCATCAGCTCAGCCAGCCGCGCACGGGCACGGTTTGTCCGGCTTTTGATCGTACCGACGGCAACGCCACACATCTCGGCGGCTTCCTCGTAGGAAAAGCCTGATGCACCGACCAACAGCAATGCTTCGCGCTGTTCGTCTTTCAGCAAACCCAGAGCTTTGCGGAAATCGGTCATTTGCATATGCCCGTCATGCGCTGGCTTTTCGGCAAGGCTTTCGGTGAACACACCATCCACATCAGCGACCTCGCGGTTGGCTTTACGACGGGAAGAATAATAGGTGTTCCGCAAAATTGTGAAGAGCCAGGCGCGCATATTTGTGCCGACTTCAAATTTTTCGATGTTGGTCCAGGCTTTGACCAGAGTATCTTGTACCATGTCATCTGCGATGGCACCGTTCCGGGTCAAACTGATGGCAAAGGCGCGCATGGCGGGCAAATGCTCCACCAGTTGGTCGCGGGGATCAGAATTGCTCATCCTTTTTTACCAGCGTTTTTATCCTGTTCTTTCAGTTGGTTAAGCAGGTCTTTAAATTTATCGGGAATCCCTTCTTCCATCGTTTCGTCATAAACGCGGCGAAGGTTTTCGTCGATAAAGCGCTCACGCTCATCGTTTTGGCCTGATTGCATGAACAAGTTTCCTGCCTTCTCTAATTACTGTATTTATACATATGACACGGAACCAAACACAGCGTTAGGGGGTTTGGTTCCAGAAATATTTTAAAAGGACGACAATAAATGACGGATGTCACCGAAACACCAAGTGTCAGCGATGCGTTGGGTGAATGCCTTCCTTACCTGCGTCGCTACGCGCGCGCACTGACCGGCAGTCAGAACAGCGGCGACGCTTTTGCAGCCGCCTCGCTTGAAGCGATTTTGACGGACCGGTCGGTTCTGGATGGTGTAGACACCCGCACAGGTGTGTTCCGCGTTTTGTACGGCATCTGGGCCAGTGCTGGTGCACCGGTCGAAGAAGGTGAAAGCGGCGCGCGCGCCAAAGCGCAAAAGCACCTCGCCAAACTGACCAACCACAGCCGCGAAGCATTGCTGCTGCACACGATCGAAGGTTTCTCGTTCAAAGAAGTCGGCCAGATCATCGGTGTTGAAGAAGGCGAAGCCAGCGAGCTGGTGCAGATTGCCCGCCGCGAAATGGCAGATAGTGTCACCGGTTCCGTCATGATCATTGAGGACGAGGCTATCATTGCGATGGACATCGAATCCATCGTCGCAGAAATGGGCCACCGTGTGACCGGTGTTGCGCGCACGCGTGACGAAGCTGTCAAACTGGGCAAAGCGGATGTGCCGGACCTGATCCTTGCGGATATCCAGCTGGCCGATAACTCCTCCGGCATCGATGCCGTGAACGACCTGCTTCGCGATTTGGGTAACCGCCCGGTGATTTTCATCACCGCATTCCCCGAGCGCCTGCTGACTGGCGACAAGCCCGAACCCGCGTTCCTGATCTCTAAGCCGTACACAGTGGATCAGGTCGTATCGGCTGTTTCGCAAGCGATGTTCTTCTCGTCGACAGAAACGCTGCACAGCTAAACCGGCATACACGCAAACAAACGAGGCCGCGGTGGTTCCACCGTGGCCTTTTTTTATTGATCCTGCGGGACGCAAGCCACGCCGGTAAGGAACTTATATCTACAGGGCGCGTTTGGTTGGTGAACACATGAATAATGGAGACCACCATGGCCAAGGACGTAACCAACACAAGCAACCTGTCTGTCGATGACATCTCGGTCCAGCTGGCCGTTTTGAAAGACGACATCGCGTCGCTGACAAGCACGATGGCCGATCTAACCAAAGCCAAAAGCGCCGAGGCCGCGAACCACGCGAAATCCACTGCAAATGATCTGGCCCACAGCGGTCGCGAAAAAGCGCTGGAAGCACAGCAATCTGCCGAAGATTTCGTGCGTACCCAGCCCGCTGCTGCATTGGGCATCGCCGCCGGTGTAGGGTTTGTTGCAGGTCTCTTCGCGACACGCCGCTAATGTTAGAGTACGTGACAGACAGGGTCGCTGAGAAAGCGACCCGCACTGCTCAGACTGCCGCAATCGGTTTTGGTGCAATGCTCTGCCTGATCGTAGGCGGGGCGTTTCTTGCAGTGGCTGGCTGGCTCTTCCTACTGACAATTACCACTCCGTTGGTGGCTTGCCTGATTATGGGCAGTCTATTTTTCGGGGCTGGTCTGATATTGATCGCGGCCCTGTCTATCCGTGCCCGTGCAATACGCCGGCAAAAGCGCGAAGCAGCGTTGCGTGCACAGGCAATGCAGCAAGCTCAGGCCACAAGCGGTGTAGGCGGGATTGCCGCCATCATCACAGCCTTCGTCAACGGCCTGAACGCAGGGAAGCAAGCGCGTCGCTAATGCCTTGCACCATCGTTTCATTGGTGAAAGGCCGCTCTACGACAGAATAGGTGAATGTGTCGGGAATAGTCAGGGCGTCGCCGTATAGAACATAGGCGACGTCTGTATCGGGCATGTCGGTTGCAAAAAGCTCGGCAAGTTCGGTCGCTGTGCCAGAGACAAGCGCCACCGCTTGAGACGAACAGCTACGCAGTTCTTGAACGAAAGCAGAAAGGGTTTCAAACGCAGAAAAAGCGGTGCCACCGAATGCCTGTTCAAGCATGTCGATCACATCAGCCCGAATGATTGGGTCAGTATCGAAAACGAAAATTGGAATCACTACGCGCCTTTCTGGTTGGCTGAATCTAGCAACATTTCTTTTTCGTCGCGTTAAACTATGACATACGAGTTAGGATTTTTTTCATGGGTATCGATTGCCGCTATTGTCCGCTGCATAAAAAGGACGCCTTTGTCACCATGACACGGGAAGAGCTTGAATTCATGCAGAAATTCAAGGTCGGCGAGCTAAGCGTTGACCCTGGCACGACGATACTGATGCAGGGATCGAACTCGCCGCAGCTCTACACCGTGCTGTCCGGCATGGGCATCCGGCATAAGTCGCTGGATAACGGCGAACGGCAGGTCATTAACTTTGTCTTCCCCGGCGATTTCATGGGGCTTCAGGCTGGTATGCTTGGCGAAATGGGCCACAGCGTAGAGGCGCGGACCCACATGCGCATGTGCGTGTTCAACCGGTCGGATTTCTGGTCATTTTTCCGTAGCAACCCCAACCGTGCATTCGATATCACATGGCTCGCCGCGATTGAGGAGCATTTCTTGGGCGAAACGCTGGCCACCGTTGGCCAACGCACCGCGCTGCAAGCGGTGTCATGGGCAATGCTCAAGTTCTTTGAACGCGGGATGGGGCTGGGGTTGGTGACAAATAACACAATGACCCTGCCCTTCACGCAACGCGATCTGGCGGATGCATTGGGTCTATCGCTTGTCCATACCAACAAAACCCTCGCGAAGCTGCGTGACCAGCAACTCGCGTCCTGGTCGGATCAGGTGTTGCAGGTCAACGACCTCGACAAGCTCGCCGACGTCGCCGAGACAGAGCGCAGCAAACCGGCCAAGCGCCCCTTGATGTAGGCGCTACTCCTCGCTCACACTTACCAGATTATCCGCCACATAGGCCCCGCGTTTACCAAGCGGCCGGTCGCGGCCAATGGTGCTGTCAGGGCGCGTGCGCAGTTCAACCTGCGCGTTCCACGACGCCCCCATCAGCACCAGAAAACTACTGATCCACAGCCAGACCAGCATGGCGATCACAGCACCAATAGACCCGTAGACCTGATTGTAATTGCCGAAGTTCGCCACATAATAGCTGAACCCGATCGACACCACTGCCCATGAAAACACCGCGAAAACGGCCCCCCATGTCAGCCAGCCGATGCGCGCCGCACGACGGTTCGGGCCAAAGCGGTACAGCACGCCAACACCGGCCAGCAGCACCAGTATCGCAATGCTCCAGCGTATGATTTCGGCGACGAAATAGCCGAACACCCCCAGGGGGATGAACGACAGCACAATAGGTGCGATCACCACAGTGATCAGCGCAATCAGCCCCACCATCACCAAGGTAAAGGTCAGCATCAACGCCCGCAGATAGTGCCGCGCGGCGTTGCGATTGCGTTCACTATAGACGCTGTTCAGGCCGATCATCATCGCGCCCACACCTGCCCGCGCCGACCACATTGCCACCAGAACCGAAGCCGCACCGGCCCACCCCAGTTTGCCGGTGCTGGTCGTGACCAACGACACCACCTGATCGTTGAGAATATCGTACACGTCATCGGGCAGCAGACCGCGCATGTCTTCCAGCTGGGCGATGACAACTACAGGGTCAGAGATCAGGCTCAGGATCGTGACCAGCGCGGCAAGGGCGGGAAACAGCGACAACATCGCATAAAAAGCGACCCCCGCCGCAATCAGCGAGACGTTCTTTTCAGAGATATCAACCAGCGCCGCTTTCAGCGCATCCCAGTACAGCTTTACGGTGCCCACCGATTTCTGTGTCAAAACCCTTGATCCTCGTTCCCCACGGCTGCGGCCCCTGCCACATCACATTTACGCTACTTTTCCTCTTCTACCTCATCGCGCACCTGACCCCAAGCGACGAGGGTAAAGATGATCGTTCCGCCAACAATGTTGCCCGCAAGCACCGGTAAGAAGAACTCGAACACCGCCGCCATCAGGCCAAGCTGGCCGTCCAGTATCATCACTGCCATCTCGACCGACCCCGCAACGATATGCGCAAAATCCCCCGCGGCGATAAGCCAGGTGAACACAAGGATCAGGAAGAACGACGTCTCATCCGCCTGCGGCATCATCCAGACAATAAGCGCGACGATGACCCCCGCCGGAATGGCCCGCCAGAACCCCTGATAGGCCCCCATGCTGGTTGCGTGATGCGACAGGTCCAGAATGGCGGGCAGCACCTCGGGCGAAATCGCGGGCGTCCAGAGAAACAGCATCGCCGCGGCAAAGGCCCCCACCACATTCGCCGCCAGCACGATCCCCCAAAGGCGGAACATACACATCAGCGAATGCCAGGTCTTGGCCCGCATGATCGGCAAAACGGTGGTGATGGTGTTTTCGGTAAACAACTGCATCCGCCCCATGATCACCGCCAGAAAACCCAGCGAATATCCCAGGTTCTCGATCAGGAAACGGTGCGAGGTATCGGGCAGATAGGTCCGGAACACGGCCTCACCCAGAACCGACAGGCTGATCATCACCCCCGCCGCGATCCCCGACCAGATCAACGACCGCTTGCTGCGCGCCAACTCTTCCTCGCCCTCACGGCGGATCACCTCGTAGATCAGCTTGGGCGACAGCGCCGTCGCTTCGCTGACCGATTTCTCCTCGGCTTGCGCGTCCTGTGGTTTCTTGCGCGAAACCCTGCGTTGAATAAGAGGGGCCATTCCTGCGCTCCTGAAAACTACGAACAAATGGGGCCGAGGCCTAAAAATCTGATTGTGATCCAGCATCAAACTAGCGCAGAAACTGCATAAGCACAGAAAGTAACGCAGCAGGGTCGCATAATGTTCACAGAAGATACCAAACTCATGTCGGCAATCCGTGACCGCTTTGCCCATGTTGACAGCTGCCCGTTCCAGGGGCCGCGCGTGTTTTTCGAAAACGCTGGCGGCGCGCTGACATTGAACGCGGTCGTCGAGACTTCGACCAAATTCGCAGCCATCCCCGACAATCAGGGGCGCGACAACCCCGCGTCCCATGCGCTGGTCGATATCATCAAACAGGCCCGCGCCGATATGGCGTTGTTCTTCAACGCGCCTGACGGGCAGTTCTTTGTCGGCGAAAGCGGGACAGAGCTGTCGTTCCGCCTGATCCGTACAGCCGTTATGGGCAGCGCCCCCGGTGCAGTCATCGGGTCTACTGTGGAACACCCCGCCTCGCGCAGCGCGGCGCAACACTGGGCCGATGTGGCGGGCAAACCCTATATCAGCGTGCCCCACGATAACGCGACAGGTCAGGTAACGCCCGACGCCTACGCCGCTTTGATGACCCCCGAGGTACGGGTCGCCACGATCCTGCACACCTCCCCCGTGACGGGGATCGCCAATGATGTGGCGGGCATCAGCGCCGCAATCCGCGCCATCGCCCCCGACGCCTATATCTTTGTCGACGGCATCCAGCACGCCAGCCACGGGCATATCGACATCGCCAGCTATGACATCGACGGCTATGTCATCTCTCCGTACAAACTGTTCTCGCGCCACGGCTACGGCATCGCTTGGGCGTCAGATCGTCTTACCGCGCTGCCGATCGAAACATTGGCAAACGGTCCCGCAGGAAATTGGGAAATGGGCACCCGTGACACAGGCGCCTATGCGACATTCTCGGATGTGGTGGGCTATTTCGACTGGCTCGGCAGCCAAGTGTCGGACGCCACGGCCCCCCGCGCGCGGATAGAGGCCGCCGCCGCTGCGATCCACGACCACGAGCAACAGCTGACCAATGCGCTGCTGTTCGGCACGGGCAACCTCGCCGGTCTGGCCGATCTGGCGGGCGTCACTATCCTGGGCGGCACCGACAACCCCGGCCGCGAAGGGCTTGTGTCCTTCACGCTCGACGCCCTGCCCGCGGCAGATATCGTGGCCCAACTCAACGCCCAAGGCATCCGGACCCATGTGCGCAAGGCGGATCACTACTCCGGCAACATCCTGACCCCGCTCGGGCTTGATGCCGCGGTGCGTGTGTCGCTTTGCCATTACAATTCCATGGACGAAGTCCGCGCCCTGCTCACGGCGATGAAGGACATCGCCGCATAAATGCCCGGTCGCCGCTTCATTTTGCAAAATAAACTCAAATCCGACGGGGCAACTGCAGACTTCGCTTGCCATATATGAACGCCCGTTCAAACATGGCGCCATGACAAGCACTCTCTCTACCGCCATTATCGCCAAGCGTGACGATCTGATCGCGCTGACCCAAGATCTGATCCGCATCCCGACGCTCAACCCGCCGGGTCAGGACTACCGGCTGATCTGCGAATACCTCGATACCCGCCTGCGCAAGCACGGGTTCGAGACGCAGCTGATCCGCGCCTTTGGCACCCCCGGCGATAGCGAGAAATACCCCCGTTGGAACATCATCGCCCGCCGCGAAGGGCGCAGGGCGGGCGAATGTGTCCACTTCAACAGCCACACCGATGTGGTCGAGGTCGGGGCCGGCTGGACGTTTGATCCCTTTGGGGCCGAAATCTCGGACGGCAAGATTTACGGGCGCGGCACCTGCGATATGAAAGGCGGGCTGGCGGCCTCTATCATCGCGGCCGAGACCTTTATCGAACAGCACCCCGATTTTAGCGGCGCAATCGAAATCTCCGGCACAGCGGACGAGGAATCCGGCGGCTACGGCGGTGTCGCCTATCTGGCCGAGCACGGGCATTTCAACCCGGACCGCGTGCAACATGTGATCATCCCCGAACCGCTGCAGAAAGACCGTATCTGTCTGGGGCACCGGGGCGGCTGGTGGGCCGAGATCGAAACCAAGGGCGAGATCGCCCACGGCTCCATGCCGTTTCTGGGCGATTGCGCCGTGCGCCACATGGGCGCAGTGCTCTCCGAGTTCGAAAACAAGCTGTTCCCCGCCATGGCCGCCCGTCACACAGACATGCCCGTGGTCCCCGAAGGGGCGCGTAGTTCAACCATGAACATCAATTCGATCCACGGTGGGCAAAAGGAAAACGACCCGGATTTCGACGGGCTACCGGCCCATTGCGTGCCCGACAGCTGCCGCATCACCATTGACCGGCGCTTTTTGCTGGAAGAACCGCTGGATCAGGTGCGCGGCGAAGTGCGCGCCCTGCTGGAAGGTCTGCGCGAAACGCGGGTCGATTTCGAGTATGAGCTGACAGAGCTG contains:
- a CDS encoding aminotransferase class V-fold PLP-dependent enzyme, producing the protein MFTEDTKLMSAIRDRFAHVDSCPFQGPRVFFENAGGALTLNAVVETSTKFAAIPDNQGRDNPASHALVDIIKQARADMALFFNAPDGQFFVGESGTELSFRLIRTAVMGSAPGAVIGSTVEHPASRSAAQHWADVAGKPYISVPHDNATGQVTPDAYAALMTPEVRVATILHTSPVTGIANDVAGISAAIRAIAPDAYIFVDGIQHASHGHIDIASYDIDGYVISPYKLFSRHGYGIAWASDRLTALPIETLANGPAGNWEMGTRDTGAYATFSDVVGYFDWLGSQVSDATAPRARIEAAAAAIHDHEQQLTNALLFGTGNLAGLADLAGVTILGGTDNPGREGLVSFTLDALPAADIVAQLNAQGIRTHVRKADHYSGNILTPLGLDAAVRVSLCHYNSMDEVRALLTAMKDIAA
- a CDS encoding acetylornithine deacetylase/succinyl-diaminopimelate desuccinylase family protein, translating into MTSTLSTAIIAKRDDLIALTQDLIRIPTLNPPGQDYRLICEYLDTRLRKHGFETQLIRAFGTPGDSEKYPRWNIIARREGRRAGECVHFNSHTDVVEVGAGWTFDPFGAEISDGKIYGRGTCDMKGGLAASIIAAETFIEQHPDFSGAIEISGTADEESGGYGGVAYLAEHGHFNPDRVQHVIIPEPLQKDRICLGHRGGWWAEIETKGEIAHGSMPFLGDCAVRHMGAVLSEFENKLFPAMAARHTDMPVVPEGARSSTMNINSIHGGQKENDPDFDGLPAHCVPDSCRITIDRRFLLEEPLDQVRGEVRALLEGLRETRVDFEYELTELNSVLPSMTDRDAQVVQTVAHAIEDIMGKPPEYVASPGSYDQKHIDRIGKLKNCIAYGPGLLELAHKPDEYIGIDDMVDSACVMGAALETLLLPKD